A single Phragmites australis chromosome 4, lpPhrAust1.1, whole genome shotgun sequence DNA region contains:
- the LOC133916567 gene encoding glutamate decarboxylase 1-like isoform X2: MIAHLFHAPLGESETAVGVGTVGSSEAIMLAGLAFKRRWQNKRKAEGKPFDKPNIVTGANVQVCWEKFARYFEVELREVKLRDGYYVMDPEKAVEMVDENTICVAAILGSTLNGEFEDVKLLNDLLDNKNRGTGWETPIHVDAASGGFIAPFLYPELEWDFRLPWVKSINVSGHKYGLVYAGIGWCIWRNKEDLPEELIFHINYLGADQPTFTLNFSKGSSQVIAQYYQLIRHGFEGYRNIMENCHENAMVLKVGLEQTGRFNIVSKDDGVPLVAFSLKDRSRHDELEISDMLRRFGWIVPAYTMPPDAQHVTVLRVVIREEFSRTLAERLVLDIEKVMYQLDALPSKLAPPPLPAPLAKKKSELETQRSVTEAWKKFVLAKKTNGVC, from the exons ATGATCGCGCATCTCTTCCACGCGCCGCTGGGCGAGTCCGAGACGGCGGTCGGCGTCGGCACGGTGGGTTCGTCGGAGGCCATCATGCTGGCCGGGCTGGCCTTCAAGCGGCGTTGGCAGAACAAGCGCAAGGCCGAGGGCAAGCCGTTCGACAAGCCCAACATCGTCACCGGCGCCAACGTCCAG GTTTGCTGGGAAAAATTCGCGAGGTACTTCGAGGTCGAGCTCAGGGAGGTGAAGCTGCGCGACGGGTACTACGTGATGGACCccgagaaggcggtggagatGGTGGACGAGAACACCATCTGCGTCGCGGCCATCCTGGGGTCCACGCTCAACGGCGAGTTCGAGGACGTGAAGCTGCTCAACGACCTGCTCGACAACAAGAACAGGGGGACCGGGTGGGAGACGCCGATCCACGTGGACGCGGCGAGCGGCGGGTTCATCGCGCCGTTCCTGTACCCGGAGCTGGAGTGGGACTTCCGGCTGCCGTGGGTGAAGAGCATCAACGTGAGCGGCCACAAGTACGGCCTCGTCTACGCCGGCATCGGCTGGTGCATCTGGCGCAACAAGGAGGACCTGCCGGAGGAGCTCATCTTCCACATTAACTACCTCGGCGCCGACCAGCCGACCTTCACTCTCAACTTCTCTAAGGGCTCCAGCCAGGTCATCGCGCAGTACTACCAGCTAATCCGCCACGGTTTCGAG GGGTACAGGAACATCATGGAGAACTGCCACGAGAACGCCATGGTGCTCAAGGTGGGCCTCGAGCAGACGGGCCGCTTCAACATCGTGTCCAAGGACGACGGCGTGCCGCTGGTGGCCTTCTCGCTCAAGGACCGCAGCCGGCACGACGAGCTCGAGATCTCCGACATGCTGCGCCGCTTCGGCTGGATCGTGCCGGCCTACACCATGCCCCCCGACGCGCAGCACGTCACGGTGCTCCGCGTCGTCATCCGGGAGGAGTTCAGCCGCACCCTCGCCGAACGCCTCGTCCTCGACATCGAGAAGGTGATGTACCAGCTGGACGCGCTCCCGTCCAAGCTCGCGCCGCCTCCCCTGCCGGCGCCGCTGGCCAAGAAGAAATCGGAGCTGGAGACGCAGAGGTCGGTGACGGAGGCGTGGAAGAAGTTTGTGCTCGCCAAGAAGACCAACGGCGTCTGCTAG
- the LOC133916567 gene encoding glutamate decarboxylase 1-like isoform X1 translates to MVLTKAVSESDMSVHSTFASRYVRSSLPRYRMPENSIPKEAAYQIINDELMLDGNPRLNLASFVTTWMEPECDKLIMASINKNYVDMDEYPVTTELQNRCVNMIAHLFHAPLGESETAVGVGTVGSSEAIMLAGLAFKRRWQNKRKAEGKPFDKPNIVTGANVQVCWEKFARYFEVELREVKLRDGYYVMDPEKAVEMVDENTICVAAILGSTLNGEFEDVKLLNDLLDNKNRGTGWETPIHVDAASGGFIAPFLYPELEWDFRLPWVKSINVSGHKYGLVYAGIGWCIWRNKEDLPEELIFHINYLGADQPTFTLNFSKGSSQVIAQYYQLIRHGFEGYRNIMENCHENAMVLKVGLEQTGRFNIVSKDDGVPLVAFSLKDRSRHDELEISDMLRRFGWIVPAYTMPPDAQHVTVLRVVIREEFSRTLAERLVLDIEKVMYQLDALPSKLAPPPLPAPLAKKKSELETQRSVTEAWKKFVLAKKTNGVC, encoded by the exons ATGGTGCTCACCAAGGCCGTCTCCGAGAGCGACATGTCCGTGCACTCCACGTTCGCGTCGCGCTACGTCCGCTCGTCTCTCCCAAG GTACCGCATGCCGGAGAACTCGATCCCCAAGGAGGCGGCGTACCAGATCATCAACGACGAGCTGATGCTGGACGGGAACCCGCGGCTGAACCTGGCGTCGTTCGTCACCACGTGGATGGAGCCCGAGTGCGACAAGCTCATCATGGCCTCCATCAATAAGAACTACGTCGACATGGACGAGTACCCGGTCACCACCGAGCTCCAG AATCGGTGCGTGAACATGATCGCGCATCTCTTCCACGCGCCGCTGGGCGAGTCCGAGACGGCGGTCGGCGTCGGCACGGTGGGTTCGTCGGAGGCCATCATGCTGGCCGGGCTGGCCTTCAAGCGGCGTTGGCAGAACAAGCGCAAGGCCGAGGGCAAGCCGTTCGACAAGCCCAACATCGTCACCGGCGCCAACGTCCAG GTTTGCTGGGAAAAATTCGCGAGGTACTTCGAGGTCGAGCTCAGGGAGGTGAAGCTGCGCGACGGGTACTACGTGATGGACCccgagaaggcggtggagatGGTGGACGAGAACACCATCTGCGTCGCGGCCATCCTGGGGTCCACGCTCAACGGCGAGTTCGAGGACGTGAAGCTGCTCAACGACCTGCTCGACAACAAGAACAGGGGGACCGGGTGGGAGACGCCGATCCACGTGGACGCGGCGAGCGGCGGGTTCATCGCGCCGTTCCTGTACCCGGAGCTGGAGTGGGACTTCCGGCTGCCGTGGGTGAAGAGCATCAACGTGAGCGGCCACAAGTACGGCCTCGTCTACGCCGGCATCGGCTGGTGCATCTGGCGCAACAAGGAGGACCTGCCGGAGGAGCTCATCTTCCACATTAACTACCTCGGCGCCGACCAGCCGACCTTCACTCTCAACTTCTCTAAGGGCTCCAGCCAGGTCATCGCGCAGTACTACCAGCTAATCCGCCACGGTTTCGAG GGGTACAGGAACATCATGGAGAACTGCCACGAGAACGCCATGGTGCTCAAGGTGGGCCTCGAGCAGACGGGCCGCTTCAACATCGTGTCCAAGGACGACGGCGTGCCGCTGGTGGCCTTCTCGCTCAAGGACCGCAGCCGGCACGACGAGCTCGAGATCTCCGACATGCTGCGCCGCTTCGGCTGGATCGTGCCGGCCTACACCATGCCCCCCGACGCGCAGCACGTCACGGTGCTCCGCGTCGTCATCCGGGAGGAGTTCAGCCGCACCCTCGCCGAACGCCTCGTCCTCGACATCGAGAAGGTGATGTACCAGCTGGACGCGCTCCCGTCCAAGCTCGCGCCGCCTCCCCTGCCGGCGCCGCTGGCCAAGAAGAAATCGGAGCTGGAGACGCAGAGGTCGGTGACGGAGGCGTGGAAGAAGTTTGTGCTCGCCAAGAAGACCAACGGCGTCTGCTAG